The following DNA comes from Syntrophobacterales bacterium.
GCGGGAAAACGAAGTTTAATGTTCATAATCTGGTTCTAACTGCTTGAAAAACCGTATTCCCGATAGAAGCATTGTGTACATTAAGCTCCGCTTTCGGGAATGACAAATAGTTTTGCAATTGGCTCATCTGTCGCCGCGCACGACGAACGTAAAATCAGTTGGTGAAACCTTCTCGCTTTCTGCCAGGAACTTTTCCCGGGAGCGTTCATAGAGGGTGACAGCGTCGGCATTGGCGGTCCAGACAAAAAACAGCGCGGCGGCAAACATTGCTATATGGGAAAGCTTCTCTATTCTGTACATAAGGCTTTTCCTGAAAATATCAGAGGGGGTGCGCCTCGCTGGATTAGCTCGCTCCCCTTTTTTTAGTCCCGTTTTTCAGGAGAAATTGCTCCAGAACCTCGTATGGTTGAGCCCCGGCCACGGTTTGGCCGTTGAGCTCAAAGGTTGGAACGGAGGAGATTCCCCTTTGCTCAGCCAGCGCCCAGTCGGCATCAACGGACTCCTTGAAGGTTCTCTTTTGCAGTGCTTCTTTGCCTTCATCTGCGGGAAGCCCCGCAGCTTTCACCAGCCCCATCAGGACATCCGGTTTGGCAATATTTTTACCGTCGCCAAAATAGGCGCGAAAAACCGCGTTGTGGTATTCATTTCCTTTTCCTTTGGTATCTGCCCATTTGCCCAATTCTTGGGCGAACCTGCTGTTATAGGTCTTCTTTCTGTCGCCCCAAGGCAAGTCCAACTCCCTTGCTATCTTCTGCAAACGGGCCATTGCTTCGGGAATGTTGATGCCCCTGCCGGCAAATAGCTCTTCCACGGTAAGCCCCTCTTCAGGGGTTTCGGGGTGGAGAGGAAATGCCCTCCATTGGATCTCAATCTGAAAATTCTCTCTCAACTTTTCAATACGCCCGGTACTGAAGTAGCACCAGGGTCAGACATAATCAGAAAATACCTGCAGATAGTTCATAATTATGGGCTCCTTTTTTAGTGTAAGCGTGCTCCCGGATACTCCGTTTTTCCCGAGTTCACAGTCCCCGGCAAGCGCGACCAGTCGGGCTTGCCGAAATCAGCACCTATACGATCGGGCAGACCGACGGCAAAGAAAAAAGCGGAACTCGCTCAGGGGCGGGCTTTTTTCGGAGCGATCGGCGCCCCGGACGGAGGGGCTGCCGCCATCGCGGCCAACTGCTGTTCGATATCGGCACGGTTGGGATAATTCGGGCTGACCGTCAGCAGTTTTTGCCACGCCTTTTTTGCTTCTGCTCTGTTGTTTTTGCCCTGCAGGTAAACCAAGCCGATGTTGTAGAGGGTCTGCGGATGGTTCGGGTCCACCTGGAGCGATTTCTTAAACTCGGCGATCGCCGCGTCAGGCTGGTTGAGGCTCCAATAGCTGGCACCCCGATCCGTGTGGACGTTGACATTATTGGGATCGATTGCCAGCGCCTTGCCGTACCACTCGACTGCCTGCTGGTGCTGTCCCTGATCGTAATAGAGATTGCCAAGCTCAATCAGCGCTTCGAGATTCTTCGGATTCGCCACCAGCAAGGCCCGGAGGCTGGCCTCATTTTGCGCGGCGATTGCCGGATTCTGAGCGGGCGGCTGGTTTGGGGAGGAGGGAGATGTCTGCGCCTGGAAAGGCGCCGAGGAACCGGAGTTGCTTATCGAGCCGGATTGACTGCCGAAGAAATAACCGATGCCTACCCCGATGCAGAGGCAGACGAAGCCGGTCAGAAAGAGACGCGCCGCCATTTCATTCGGAGCGAGTCGCGGCGCTTCTTTCGTTTGCGTTTGGAGCTGCTGTTTGTTCTGCTTGGCCATATCTGAATAAACCTCCCCTGTCCGTAATTTACACAAGACCATCAAAGGGTCTGCGGATGAACAAAATTATCTTCTGTGGACACTGTGCGCTTCCCGGTTAGGGACAGGCGGCGATGAATTCCACCAACTGTTTTTCGGTCAGCCCTACGGCCGCAACTCCATCCAACCGTTTTGCAACCGCCCCGTTCTCAAAGAAAAGCACCGTGGGAACGATCTCCACCGCATATTTCTCCCCGAGAATCTCCTGATCGTCGCGGACAAACAGAAAATTATGACCCGGATCTTCAGCGTGCTTCTCGAAGATGGGCAGGAACTTTCTGCAAAAGGGACACCAAGAGGCATACCAGAGGGCAATTACCCGGTTCCTGGCGGTCAGCATTTTCTCCAGATCCTGCTTTTGCTCGACCCAATTACTGTTATCTTTCATATCAATACAGGCTCCTTTGCTGATAAACTCTTTGCCGATGTATAACCTGTCTTGCCCTCGGCGGGCCCGCAGCTTTAAGGTTTACGGGACAATTTGGAGGCGATCTCGGCCACATGTCTTCCCTGGAAGCGGGCTGCGGCCAGCTCATTTTCCGACGGCATCCGCTCGCCTTTGCCTCCGGCAATGGTGGAGGCGCCATAGGGAGACCCGCCGGTCATTTCGTCGATGCGGGTCTGCCCGGCGAAGGCGTAGGGCAGGCCGACCAAGACCATTCCGTGGTGCAGAAGCGTTATATGAAAACTGAGGATGGTCGATTCCTGACCGCCGTGTTGGGTGGCGCTGCTGACAAAGACGCTGCCGACCTTGCCGACAAGGGCCCCTTGTGCCCAGATTCCCCCGGTCGCATCGAGAAACTGGCGCATCTGGCCGCACATGTTTCCGAAGCGCGTGGGCGTGCCGAAGATGATTGCGTCCGCCTGGGGGAGATCCTCCACCTTGCAGACGGGAACGTGGGCCATGGCTTTTTGGGACTCCAGCGCACCCATTTTTTTCAGAACCTCTTCCGGGAGGGTCTCCGGTACGCGGTACAGATGAACATCAGCTCCGGCAACCTCCGCGGCGCCTTCTTTCATCGCTTCCGCCATGCGGTGGATGTGTCCGTACAAAGAATAATATACGATAAAAACTTTCATGTTGTTGCCTCCTTATGCGTATTGGGAGCCTTCATACACCGGATTTGCGGAAATTACAATCGCCGGGTTTGCTTCTTCGAAGTTTTACCTCAGCGCCATCGCCAATTAGCGTTGTGAAAAACTTTCTGCTTGACTTGTTATGGGCATATGCTTATAAGCCGCGGCGAGGGGTGCGATTATGCCAAGACCGAAGTGTTGCCGACAAATCTTCGCCATGCCCGAAAAAATCAGCTTCAAGCCGGAGGGGGAGAGGGCTGCGCTTTTTGTTGAGGTGTTGTTGAACCTCGACGAATACGAGGCAATCCGCCTGGCCGATCTCGAAGGGCTGTACCAGGCGCAGGCTGCCGCGCGGATGAACATTTCCCGGCAGACCTTTGGCCGGATCATCGAGGCGGCGCACAGGAAAGTCGCAGATGTTCTCGTCAACGGCAAGGTTTTGAAGATTGAGGGAGGTTCCGTCTCCATGCGGGAGGAGAAACCGGACCGGCTGCCGGGCTGCCGGCGCGCACTGGGGCCTGAATGCGGCAAGTGCAGTGAACGGGGTTGCCCGCATTGCGGGGAATATGCATAATATAAAACTGTTTTGAAAAGGAGAAATTTATGGAAAATTCTATGAAAATCGCTGTACCGTCAAGTCAGCATCAGGTGGATGCACACTTTGGCCATTGTGAATACTTTACGGTATTTACCGTTGACGATGTGAAGGGAATCATTTCCGAGGAAACCGTTTCGTCTCCGGCAAATTGCGGCTGTAAATCAAATATTGCCCAGACGCTCGCCGAGGCCGGCGTCAAGATGATTCTGGCCGGAAACATGGGACAGGGCGCCGTGAACGTGCTAAACAGTTGCGGAATCGATGTCTTGAGGGGCTGCTCGGGTGATGTGCAGGCAGTTGCCGAAAGCTGGCTTGCGGGAAGACTCAAGGATTCGGGAATGACCTGCGATCTGCATGAGCACGGTTGCCATGAGGCCTGAAGGCGCTTACCGACAATAATCCGCTGAGTTGCAGGAGCGCGGTATGCCTTGCAGCAGGCGCATTTAGCTTGATATTCAGGGGAAATTGCGTTAGCATGCCCTACTTTTGGACTGATTAAATTACAGGAGGATCAGCTTTGTATGTTCCGGCTGTTACGGGGACCCTTGATGTTTATATTTCGGAAATAAATAGGTTTCCCATCCTGACGGCGGAAGAGGAGTTTGAACTCGCCGTCCGGTTCAAAAAATACAATGATATGCAGGCAGCGGAAAAGCTGGTTGTCTCGAATCTGCGTTTTGTGGTCAAGATTGCCCATGAATACCGGAATTACGGAATGAAACTTCCCGATCTTGTTCAGGAAGGCAACATTGGCCTGATGCATGCGGTAAAGAAGTTCGACCCCTACAAGGGTTACCGTTTGATTTCCTATGCCGTTTGGTGGATACGCGCCTATATACAGAATTATCTCATAAAATCATGGAGCCTGGTAAAAATCGGCACGACCCAGACCCAGCGGAAGCTCTTCTTCAAGCTGGGCCAGGCAAGAAAGACGCTGGAAACCCTCTCCGAGAAGCACGCGGAGTTTTCAGAGATAGCCGAATCGCTGGGAGTCAAGGCAGCGGAGATTGCGGAAATGGAAACAAGGATGGGAAGCCGCGATCTTTCGCTTAACACGGCAGTCAATGACGAGAGTGAGTCCACCCATCTGGATTACCTGACCGATGCGGGCGAGGATCAGGAAACGTCCCTGATCCGGAAAGAGGAGACGTCCATAGTCCAGCGCAACATAGCCGGGGCGCTTGCCAAACTCAATGATAAGGAGAGCTTCATCATCCGCAACCGGGTCATGGCTGATAATCCGCTGACCCTGCAGGAGGTGGGCGATCACTTTCGGGTGACCAGGGAGCGGGCGCGGCAGATAGAAAAGCAGGCGTTGAAAAAGATGGCGCTCGCTATCCCGTATCTGCGGGAGGAGACCAAACTGCTGGAGGCCTGATTTTACTGGCTTGCGACAATCGCCAGGTTTTCAAAACGGGTGTATTTCTCCTGGAAGGCCAGCTTCACGACGCCGGTAGGCCCGTTTCTCTGTTTGCCGATGATTATTTCGGCGATCCCCTTTTCCTGGTTGTCTTCCGATTTGTTGTACACTTCGTCGCGATAGATAAAGGCAATTACATCCGCGTCCTGTTCAATCGCACCGGATTCCCGCAGATCCGCCATCATCGGCCGACGGTTGGTGCGGTCCTCAACTTTTCGGTTTAACTGGGAAAGGGCAATGACCGGCACCGAGAGTTCCTTGGCGAGGGCCTTCAAAGAGCGGCTGATTTCCGAAATTTCCTGTTCGCGGGAATCACGGTAGGCGCTTCCCCGCATCAGCTGCAGATAATCGAGAACAATAAGTCCCAGTCCCGCTTCCGCCTTGAGCCGTCTCGCTTTTGCCTTCATTTCGATGACGGTAATCGCCGGCGTGTCATCTATGTAAATCGGGGCATCGGACAGACGTCCGGCTGCATCTGTCAGTTTCGGCCAGTCCGTTTCTCCGAGAAAGCCCTTGCGCAGACGCTGTGAATCAACGCGGGCCTCGGCGGCGAGCATTCTCATGACAAGCTGCTCCTTCGCCATTTCCAACGAGAAGATTGCCACCGGAACGCCGGTTTCCTGTGCCGCGTATTGGGCGATGTTCAGGGCAAACGCCGTTTTCCCCATGCTGGGCCGACCGGCGATAATGATCAGATCGGACTTCTGCAGGCCGGAAGTGATGTCGTCTAATTTGTCAAACCCGGTGGCTACCCCGGTGATCAGCTCTTTATTGGCATAGAGCTTTTCAATGGTTTGAAAACTGTCTTTCATTATCTCCCGGATCGGGGAAAAAGAGGGGCGTATCTTGTTTTCGGAGATCTCGAAGATGGCGTGTTCCGCCTGATCCAGAATCTGATCGACATCCCCGCCCACGTCGTAGCTGTTGTTGAGGATCTCGGTCGCCGCGCCGATCATGTTGCGCAGAATGCTCTTTTCCTTAACAATCTTGGCATAGTAGGCGATGTTCGCCGCCGAACCGACGTTATCTACCAGCGAAGCCAGGTAGGATACCCCCCCTACCTGGTCAAGCTTTTTCTGGTCCTTCATGATGTTGCTGAGCGTAATCAGATCGGCTGGTTCGTTGCGGTTGTTCAGCTCGAGGATCGAGGTGAAAATCTTGCGGTGGGCGTCGCTGTAGAAGTCGGACTGGGTAAGCACCTCCAGAACCGCATTCAGCGCCTGATTGTCGAGCAGGATTCCCCCCAGAATGGATTGCTCCGCTTCAAGGTTTTGCGGGGGAATCTTGTGCAGGGAAACATCTATGTCTTTCATCGAAAAAGCGCCGGCCTGACTTTGCTGAACATGGTTTATCCTTCCGCAACTACCGCTACTTTTATTTCGGCTGTGGTCCCGCCGCCGACTTTGATGCGGACCGGGAATTCACCCAGCGCCTTGAGCGGATCATCCAAAATTATATTCTTTTTATCGACTTCGATTCCCAAAAGGCCAAGCGCCTCCTGGATGTCCCTGGCGCCGACCGACCCGAACAGTTTTTCCTGCTCGCCCACGCGCCGGGCGATTGTACAGGTTATCGCACCCAGTCTGGCTGCGATCTCTTCGGCCTTTTTCCGGTCTTTTTCAGCCTGAACCATTATCCGTTTCTTTTCGTGTTCAAAGGCCTTGATGTTCCTGCCGTCTGCTTCGGAGGCCAGTCCCTTGGGGATCAGGTAATTGCGGGCATATCCATCGGCAACCTTCACCAGATCGCCGGCTTTTCCGAGAGTGTCGAGCCCCTGATTTAAAATGATCTTCATTTTTTCCTCCTTTGAGGATGGCGACACTTAATGTCGCCATCATAATTATTGGTTATCATCCGTGTGGTTTGCATCTTTTATCCGCTTGCGGAAATCAACCCACAAATCGAAAAGGCCCAGGGCAACAACTATTAACAGCATATACTGCTGGATCAGGAGCAGTCCGTAGAAGAAAAATCGGAACAGCCGCGGGATTTGTTTCTTCCGGAAAAAGAACGCTGTGATGGCCAAACCCTGAAACATATAGATCATGCAGAGAATAATCAGCAGATTCATCCCGAGGATGACAATGCCTTCCCCGGGGAAAAACAGCATTCCCCCGGCGGCGATAAAAATCCAAACCAGCCATTCCGGCGCTTTCCATAAAGTCAGATCTCCGAATTCGGGAAAGGAAAACTTCCTGACCTGCAATAACATTTGTCCCGCCAGCAGATTCGCCCATACCGTAAGCACGCTTCCTGAAAGTCCCAATGCTGGGAAAACACCGGCAAAAAAGCGTGTGATCTGCCCGGTGTTTTCGCGGATCACCTTAATTTGCTCCTGAGAAATATTCAACTGGCTGTAAAGCTCGATGTTTTCTTTTATTAAAACAGCCACATAGCTTTCGATCAGCTTCCAGGGGGCGATGTCGGCCTGCCAGGAGCGCAAGCCGATAAAAGCTGTGCCGCAAAAAAACAAAAACAGGGAAGCCGTCAAAATGGTCTTTTCGAACGAATAATTGCGCTTTATAACCTCTGACAGCAGGAGCCCCGTGATGGCGATCATCAACAGCGTCGGCAGATGAACAGGCTGCTTCAGGAGGTAGAGAATGCCGTACGACGTCAAAAACGAAGCCGCCAGAACCGAAAACCCGCGCAGCCGGCCCAGATGGGAGGCGTAATAGAGAACGGGCAACGGGGTCAGGACGACAACGAGCGGGCCTATAAAAGGAACCAGGGCCACGAAGAGGAAGGTCACGGTAATGATCATCCATCCCTGCAGCAATTCATTGTCAAGGGTTCTTGCCAATATCAAGTTCTGAGCCAGTCTTGTTTCAGCGTTATTTATCCCTCGGAAACGGCAAAAGGAAGCAGGGCGATCGTTCTTGCCCTTTTTATCGCCACGGTAATCTCCCTCTGGTGTTTTGCACAGTTTCCGGTGATCCGGCGCGGCATTATTTTGCCCCGTTCGGTTATAAACTCTCGGAGTGTCTGGGGATCCTTGTATTCAATATTCAGGTTATGGTCCGTACAGAAGCGGCAAAATTTTCTTTTGTGGAAGAACTTCTTCTGAGGGCGCGGTCCCTTTCCCGGCGTTCTTGTTGCAGGTGTAAAAGCCATGATTAATTTTCCTCCTTTGCTTCGGTTGCTGCATCTTCAGGGAGCGTTTCCGCTATCTCCGCGTCCTTTTCCGGCTGATCATTTTCCGGTTGAGGGGCTTCGTCCCTGGAAGGAGGGGTAACCTTGCTTTCATCTGCTTTCCTCTGTTTCAACTCGGCCAGTTCCTTTTCCAGGGCAACGGGATCAATCCCGTCTTCCTTGAGAATGGTCATGAATTTCAGAATCTTGTCGTCAATCTTGAGATTTCTCTCCAGTTCGTTGACAACTGCGCCCTCTCCGGCATACTCGAGCAGGACATAAATGCCCCGGGTCTGTTTCTTTATGGCGTACGCCAGTTTCCGCTTGCCCCAGCAATCACCCTTGATCAGGATGCCTTTCTGTCCGGTCACGATTCCGCTGTACCGGGCAATGAGGGCGGTTTGTTCGTCGTCGCGCAAATCCGCATTGGCGATCAAAATCGTTTCATATTTCCTCAATTTTACTTCCTCCTTTCGGCTCTATAGCCTGCATTCAGGATGCAGGCAAGGAGACACTCTACTTGGTTAACTCCTGAGAGTTTATGCGGCGTCTTTGTCGATGCCGCCCCCTGGCGCTATTGGTGGGCGATGTGGGATTCGAACCCACGACCTCTGGTTCCGGAGACCAGCGCTCTATCCATCTGAGCTAATCGCCCCCTAAAACCTAAACCGGACAAGCGACATTCGGTTTATAACCGGTCTTAAAGATACTTAGCCCATTTTACGTTCCGCTGTCAGCCTTTAAAACGGCGGTATCAATGTCATTAATGGCGGAATTTGTCAATCAAATTTTCCCGTGGGGATTGAATTTCCTTTGTCAAGCTGATAGAAGCAAACCAAGGGAGGGGTACGGATGCTTAGGAAGGGGAGGTTTTTATTTTTTGTGCTGGCAGGGATTCTGGGAGCGACCTTTTCGGCAGACGCTAAAGCCGCAACCGACATCCTGGGCGTTCGCCACTGGGTGGCCCCGGATCACACCCGTTTGGTTATCGATACCAGTCAAGAGGCTGATTTCCGTATTGAAAAGGGTGACCGGCAGATTAAGCTCATTTTTGCAGATGCCGCCCTGCCCGCCGCTCTTGCCGGTTTGAAGGTTTTCAACAAACCGGGGCTGCAGGCCGTTTTCCAGTCCGCTTTTCCCCCGTCCAAGGTAATCATTGAAATACGAATGTTCGAAAATTTGCAGACAAACGTTTTTAAACTGAAAAAATTTCGCGATAAACCGGAGCGGATTGTCGTTGATATTATCCTGCCGGAAGCTGAGCAGAAGGACAAACCTCCACGCGAGGAAATAGGGGACAAAAAAAAGGAGAGGGTGGTGGTGATCGATCCCGGTCATGGGG
Coding sequences within:
- a CDS encoding DUF134 domain-containing protein, which encodes MPRPKCCRQIFAMPEKISFKPEGERAALFVEVLLNLDEYEAIRLADLEGLYQAQAAARMNISRQTFGRIIEAAHRKVADVLVNGKVLKIEGGSVSMREEKPDRLPGCRRALGPECGKCSERGCPHCGEYA
- a CDS encoding DsbA family protein, which encodes MRENFQIEIQWRAFPLHPETPEEGLTVEELFAGRGINIPEAMARLQKIARELDLPWGDRKKTYNSRFAQELGKWADTKGKGNEYHNAVFRAYFGDGKNIAKPDVLMGLVKAAGLPADEGKEALQKRTFKESVDADWALAEQRGISSVPTFELNGQTVAGAQPYEVLEQFLLKNGTKKRGAS
- the wrbA gene encoding NAD(P)H:quinone oxidoreductase encodes the protein MKVFIVYYSLYGHIHRMAEAMKEGAAEVAGADVHLYRVPETLPEEVLKKMGALESQKAMAHVPVCKVEDLPQADAIIFGTPTRFGNMCGQMRQFLDATGGIWAQGALVGKVGSVFVSSATQHGGQESTILSFHITLLHHGMVLVGLPYAFAGQTRIDEMTGGSPYGASTIAGGKGERMPSENELAAARFQGRHVAEIASKLSRKP
- a CDS encoding tetratricopeptide repeat protein, with amino-acid sequence MAKQNKQQLQTQTKEAPRLAPNEMAARLFLTGFVCLCIGVGIGYFFGSQSGSISNSGSSAPFQAQTSPSSPNQPPAQNPAIAAQNEASLRALLVANPKNLEALIELGNLYYDQGQHQQAVEWYGKALAIDPNNVNVHTDRGASYWSLNQPDAAIAEFKKSLQVDPNHPQTLYNIGLVYLQGKNNRAEAKKAWQKLLTVSPNYPNRADIEQQLAAMAAAPPSGAPIAPKKARP
- the rpsF gene encoding 30S ribosomal protein S6, translated to MRKYETILIANADLRDDEQTALIARYSGIVTGQKGILIKGDCWGKRKLAYAIKKQTRGIYVLLEYAGEGAVVNELERNLKIDDKILKFMTILKEDGIDPVALEKELAELKQRKADESKVTPPSRDEAPQPENDQPEKDAEIAETLPEDAATEAKEEN
- a CDS encoding YybS family protein → MARTLDNELLQGWMIITVTFLFVALVPFIGPLVVVLTPLPVLYYASHLGRLRGFSVLAASFLTSYGILYLLKQPVHLPTLLMIAITGLLLSEVIKRNYSFEKTILTASLFLFFCGTAFIGLRSWQADIAPWKLIESYVAVLIKENIELYSQLNISQEQIKVIRENTGQITRFFAGVFPALGLSGSVLTVWANLLAGQMLLQVRKFSFPEFGDLTLWKAPEWLVWIFIAAGGMLFFPGEGIVILGMNLLIILCMIYMFQGLAITAFFFRKKQIPRLFRFFFYGLLLIQQYMLLIVVALGLFDLWVDFRKRIKDANHTDDNQ
- a CDS encoding NifB/NifX family molybdenum-iron cluster-binding protein, which produces MENSMKIAVPSSQHQVDAHFGHCEYFTVFTVDDVKGIISEETVSSPANCGCKSNIAQTLAEAGVKMILAGNMGQGAVNVLNSCGIDVLRGCSGDVQAVAESWLAGRLKDSGMTCDLHEHGCHEA
- a CDS encoding thioredoxin family protein, with product MKDNSNWVEQKQDLEKMLTARNRVIALWYASWCPFCRKFLPIFEKHAEDPGHNFLFVRDDQEILGEKYAVEIVPTVLFFENGAVAKRLDGVAAVGLTEKQLVEFIAACP
- the dnaB gene encoding replicative DNA helicase, whose translation is MKDIDVSLHKIPPQNLEAEQSILGGILLDNQALNAVLEVLTQSDFYSDAHRKIFTSILELNNRNEPADLITLSNIMKDQKKLDQVGGVSYLASLVDNVGSAANIAYYAKIVKEKSILRNMIGAATEILNNSYDVGGDVDQILDQAEHAIFEISENKIRPSFSPIREIMKDSFQTIEKLYANKELITGVATGFDKLDDITSGLQKSDLIIIAGRPSMGKTAFALNIAQYAAQETGVPVAIFSLEMAKEQLVMRMLAAEARVDSQRLRKGFLGETDWPKLTDAAGRLSDAPIYIDDTPAITVIEMKAKARRLKAEAGLGLIVLDYLQLMRGSAYRDSREQEISEISRSLKALAKELSVPVIALSQLNRKVEDRTNRRPMMADLRESGAIEQDADVIAFIYRDEVYNKSEDNQEKGIAEIIIGKQRNGPTGVVKLAFQEKYTRFENLAIVASQ
- the rplI gene encoding 50S ribosomal protein L9; translation: MKIILNQGLDTLGKAGDLVKVADGYARNYLIPKGLASEADGRNIKAFEHEKKRIMVQAEKDRKKAEEIAARLGAITCTIARRVGEQEKLFGSVGARDIQEALGLLGIEVDKKNIILDDPLKALGEFPVRIKVGGGTTAEIKVAVVAEG
- the rpsR gene encoding 30S ribosomal protein S18 → MAFTPATRTPGKGPRPQKKFFHKRKFCRFCTDHNLNIEYKDPQTLREFITERGKIMPRRITGNCAKHQREITVAIKRARTIALLPFAVSEG
- the rpoH gene encoding RNA polymerase sigma factor RpoH; its protein translation is MYVPAVTGTLDVYISEINRFPILTAEEEFELAVRFKKYNDMQAAEKLVVSNLRFVVKIAHEYRNYGMKLPDLVQEGNIGLMHAVKKFDPYKGYRLISYAVWWIRAYIQNYLIKSWSLVKIGTTQTQRKLFFKLGQARKTLETLSEKHAEFSEIAESLGVKAAEIAEMETRMGSRDLSLNTAVNDESESTHLDYLTDAGEDQETSLIRKEETSIVQRNIAGALAKLNDKESFIIRNRVMADNPLTLQEVGDHFRVTRERARQIEKQALKKMALAIPYLREETKLLEA